One Qipengyuania gaetbuli genomic region harbors:
- a CDS encoding putative bifunctional diguanylate cyclase/phosphodiesterase, with product MRLPKASHDLLTRGIAFAAMILFVGTAGVALPNVFKTWTGSAGGPDIILTNALILNIALILLGWHRYKALNTELVARRKSEQEARRLAEIDDLTGCLNRRSFADRLAVLLKTECSNERALAAIAVDLDNFKQVNDLNGHMAGDAVLRATAQRIERTLPAGGVLARIGGDEFLCVVPYYVNVADRIEHLATRMIEAVATSVSHEGVSLDVTVSIGIASSIHLDEELAADSAAQDLMHKADIAMYHAKKQGKNRYYWFEAPMENELRFRNKLEAGIRAGIANGEFVPYYEQQIDLETDKLVGFEMLARWESPELGVVGPDIFIPIAEEIGAIGELSENLIAQAFEDAKEWDPELTLSVNISPVQMRDPWFAQKILKLLVAHRFPPNRLDIEITETCLHENVGMVRSMITSLRNQGVHVSLDDFGTGYSSLSQLRSLPFDRLKIDRSFIGELRQQENGDALVNAIVAMSDGLKLPITAEGIENETILEALKRLGKMKGQGYHYGRPEPANKVRERLADHGLLAGPPEQVVDLAEQREKRSDNPSADQRAG from the coding sequence GTGCGGCTACCCAAAGCTTCGCACGACCTGCTGACGCGCGGCATCGCCTTTGCCGCGATGATCCTGTTCGTCGGTACGGCAGGCGTTGCCCTGCCCAATGTCTTCAAGACCTGGACCGGAAGCGCAGGCGGACCGGACATCATTCTGACCAATGCGCTGATCCTCAATATTGCGCTGATCCTGCTCGGCTGGCATCGCTACAAGGCGCTGAACACCGAACTGGTCGCACGCCGCAAGTCCGAACAGGAAGCCCGCCGCCTTGCAGAAATCGACGACCTCACAGGCTGCCTGAACCGGCGCAGTTTCGCGGACCGTCTCGCGGTCCTGCTCAAGACCGAATGCAGCAATGAACGGGCACTTGCCGCCATCGCGGTCGACCTCGACAACTTCAAGCAGGTGAACGACCTCAACGGCCACATGGCGGGAGACGCAGTACTGCGCGCCACGGCCCAGCGGATCGAGCGTACTTTGCCGGCCGGCGGTGTGCTGGCCCGTATCGGAGGCGACGAATTCCTCTGCGTCGTGCCCTATTACGTGAATGTCGCGGACCGGATCGAACACCTCGCGACCCGCATGATCGAAGCCGTGGCGACCTCCGTCTCCCATGAAGGCGTATCGCTCGACGTTACGGTGTCGATCGGCATCGCCAGCTCCATTCACCTGGACGAGGAACTGGCGGCGGACAGCGCGGCCCAGGACCTGATGCATAAGGCGGACATCGCCATGTATCACGCCAAGAAGCAGGGCAAGAACCGCTACTACTGGTTCGAAGCGCCGATGGAGAACGAGCTGCGTTTCCGGAACAAGCTGGAGGCTGGCATCCGTGCAGGTATCGCGAACGGGGAATTCGTTCCTTACTACGAACAGCAGATCGATCTGGAGACCGACAAGCTGGTCGGATTCGAGATGCTGGCCCGCTGGGAATCGCCCGAACTGGGCGTGGTCGGTCCCGATATCTTCATCCCGATCGCCGAGGAAATCGGTGCCATCGGCGAACTGTCCGAAAATCTCATCGCGCAGGCTTTCGAAGATGCGAAGGAATGGGATCCGGAACTGACCCTGTCGGTCAATATTTCGCCCGTGCAGATGCGCGATCCGTGGTTTGCGCAGAAAATCCTCAAGCTTCTGGTGGCGCACCGCTTCCCGCCCAACCGACTCGACATCGAGATCACCGAAACCTGCCTGCACGAAAATGTCGGCATGGTCCGTTCGATGATTACCAGCCTGCGCAACCAGGGCGTGCACGTCAGCCTCGACGATTTCGGGACGGGCTATTCCAGCCTCTCGCAGCTGCGCAGCCTGCCTTTCGACCGGCTCAAGATCGACCGCAGCTTCATCGGCGAACTGCGCCAGCAGGAAAACGGCGATGCGCTGGTCAATGCCATAGTAGCGATGAGCGATGGTCTGAAACTGCCGATCACTGCCGAAGGCATCGAGAACGAGACGATCCTCGAGGCCCTGAAGAGGCTCGGCAAGATGAAAGGCCAAGGGTATCACTACGGCCGCCCCGAACCGGCCAACAAGGTTCGCGAACGGCTTGCCGATCACGGTCTGCTTGCCGGCCCGCCCGAGCAGGTGGTGGACCTTGCCGAGCAGCGCGAGAAGCGCAGCGACAATCCTTCGGCAGACCAGCGCGCGGGCTGA
- a CDS encoding EVE domain-containing protein yields MARYWLMKSEPFKYSWDDLVAEGEGTWDGVRNHRAKNNLAAMEVGDQAFFYHSREGLEIVGICEVSVAGITDPTDPEGKWAAVKVKPKTKLPHAVTLKQIKAEPQLENCELVKLSRLSVAEITPAEWSVICSMAGI; encoded by the coding sequence ATGGCCCGCTACTGGCTGATGAAGTCCGAACCGTTCAAATACAGCTGGGACGATCTCGTCGCGGAAGGCGAGGGAACCTGGGACGGCGTGCGCAATCACCGGGCCAAGAACAACCTTGCCGCGATGGAGGTGGGCGACCAGGCCTTCTTCTACCATTCGCGCGAAGGGCTGGAGATTGTCGGCATCTGCGAGGTCAGCGTTGCCGGAATCACGGATCCCACCGACCCGGAAGGCAAGTGGGCTGCGGTCAAGGTCAAGCCCAAGACCAAGCTGCCGCATGCCGTCACGCTCAAGCAGATCAAGGCCGAACCCCAGCTCGAAAATTGCGAGCTGGTGAAGCTCTCGCGCCTGTCGGTCGCAGAAATTACTCCTGCCGAATGGTCGGTGATCTGCTCGATGGCAGGTATCTGA
- a CDS encoding MFS transporter, translated as MLTSTHLLRSRRFLPLFVTQLFNAFNDNLYKTAMVLFVVYSIYNSEEAEGQFSAIASGLFILPFFVLSALAGQLADMRDKAAIIRKVKFCEIVLMLIGASGLYLAWRGYEMPVSLFGIQTSFPIVLMLLALFLTGVQSTFLGPIKYAILPQHLKKDEVLAGTGLVEAGTYIAILAGTILAGWIPVEVAAIGIILTSIVGYVVSRQIPDAPPQGTVEKLDWHILRASVKLVRETMHVSEVFYAIIAISFFWTIGAVLFIQFPPLAKNVIMASKEVASLFLVVFSVGIAIGSVAINALLKGQVSARYSPPSVIVMGFFVIAFYGVAKLWQADQPTELLDVAGFLAWPMATVLLLCLLGIAIAGGMFVVPLYAFLTTRVAPEKASRTIAANNIVNSGAMVGGSLLAMAMSAAGVPIVEQVLISAAMCLVSAWLGRKLLAAERQAAAREQA; from the coding sequence ATGCTTACATCAACGCATTTGCTGCGCAGCAGGCGGTTCCTGCCGCTGTTCGTCACGCAGCTGTTCAACGCCTTCAACGACAATCTCTACAAGACAGCCATGGTGCTGTTCGTCGTCTATTCGATCTACAATTCGGAAGAGGCGGAAGGCCAATTCAGCGCCATCGCTTCGGGCCTGTTCATCCTCCCCTTCTTCGTCCTGTCGGCGCTGGCAGGCCAGCTCGCAGACATGCGCGACAAGGCGGCAATCATCCGCAAGGTGAAGTTCTGCGAAATCGTGCTGATGCTCATCGGCGCGAGCGGGCTCTACCTGGCCTGGCGCGGGTACGAGATGCCGGTGTCGCTTTTCGGCATCCAGACAAGCTTTCCCATCGTCCTGATGCTGCTCGCCCTGTTCCTGACCGGGGTACAGTCGACTTTCCTGGGCCCGATCAAATATGCGATCCTGCCCCAGCACCTGAAGAAAGACGAAGTGCTGGCAGGAACGGGGCTGGTGGAGGCCGGAACCTATATCGCCATCCTGGCAGGCACGATCCTGGCAGGCTGGATCCCGGTCGAGGTGGCCGCCATCGGCATCATCCTGACTTCGATCGTGGGTTATGTTGTCAGCCGCCAGATCCCCGACGCACCGCCGCAAGGCACGGTCGAAAAGCTCGACTGGCACATCCTGCGCGCCTCGGTGAAGCTCGTGCGCGAGACGATGCACGTTAGCGAGGTCTTCTACGCCATCATCGCCATCAGCTTCTTCTGGACCATCGGTGCAGTGCTGTTCATCCAGTTCCCGCCGCTGGCCAAGAACGTGATCATGGCAAGCAAGGAAGTGGCGAGCCTGTTCCTCGTGGTCTTCTCCGTCGGCATCGCGATCGGATCGGTCGCCATCAACGCCCTCCTCAAGGGACAGGTTTCGGCCCGCTATTCGCCCCCCTCGGTCATTGTCATGGGCTTCTTTGTCATCGCCTTCTATGGCGTGGCGAAGCTGTGGCAGGCCGACCAGCCGACCGAATTGCTGGACGTGGCAGGCTTTCTTGCCTGGCCGATGGCGACGGTGCTGCTGCTGTGCCTGCTCGGCATTGCGATTGCAGGCGGGATGTTCGTCGTCCCGCTCTATGCCTTCCTCACCACCCGCGTCGCGCCCGAAAAGGCGTCACGCACGATCGCGGCGAACAATATCGTCAATTCGGGCGCGATGGTGGGCGGCTCTCTCCTCGCCATGGCCATGAGCGCGGCAGGCGTTCCGATTGTGGAGCAGGTGCTGATCAGTGCAGCCATGTGCCTTGTTTCGGCGTGGCTGGGGCGCAAGCTGTTGGCTGCGGAACGGCAGGCAGCCGCGCGCGAACAGGCCTGA
- the dapF gene encoding diaminopimelate epimerase has translation MRVPFIKMHGLGNDFVVLDARVDDLPELTGDTVRRLADRFTGIGCDQLILLAPSADADFAMRIFNHDGSEVGACGNATRAVAMLHGKEARIATAGGLLLASPTQGGASVDMGVPRFDWGAIPLAYPMDTLSMPVGWDMLENPGAVNVGNPHVIFFADDTDAVPLDRLGPEIENDPLFPERVNVNVATILAPDHIRLRVWERGAGLTLACGTGACATAVHAMRRRLVEPMVTVTLPGGDLQIEWSEGGSIHMTGPATESFRGSFEWADYA, from the coding sequence ATGCGCGTTCCCTTCATCAAGATGCACGGCCTCGGCAACGACTTCGTCGTGCTGGATGCGCGCGTCGATGACCTGCCCGAACTGACCGGCGACACGGTGCGCCGACTGGCCGACCGCTTCACCGGTATCGGCTGCGACCAGCTTATTCTTCTCGCGCCGAGCGCGGATGCAGACTTCGCAATGCGCATCTTCAACCATGACGGCAGCGAAGTCGGCGCCTGCGGCAATGCGACCCGCGCCGTTGCCATGCTCCACGGCAAGGAAGCCCGGATCGCCACCGCCGGCGGCCTGCTGCTGGCTTCACCTACCCAAGGCGGGGCGAGCGTGGACATGGGCGTGCCGCGCTTCGACTGGGGAGCGATCCCTCTCGCTTACCCAATGGACACGCTGTCCATGCCGGTCGGCTGGGATATGCTGGAAAACCCAGGCGCGGTGAACGTGGGCAATCCGCACGTGATCTTCTTCGCCGACGATACCGATGCCGTCCCGCTCGATCGCCTCGGCCCCGAGATCGAGAACGACCCGCTGTTTCCCGAACGCGTGAACGTCAATGTGGCCACCATCTTGGCACCCGACCACATTCGCCTGCGGGTATGGGAACGGGGTGCCGGCCTCACCTTGGCCTGCGGCACCGGTGCCTGCGCCACGGCAGTCCACGCCATGCGCCGCCGCCTTGTCGAGCCCATGGTCACGGTGACCCTGCCCGGCGGCGATCTCCAGATCGAATGGAGCGAAGGTGGCAGCATCCACATGACGGGTCCTGCGACCGAAAGCTTCCGCGGCAGCTTCGAATGGGCCGACTACGCATGA
- a CDS encoding thiamine pyrophosphate-binding protein: protein MTTRPTPAAAKLLVDCLTEQGCERIFTVPGESFLQVLDALAGQDSIDLVTCRQEGGVAMMACADGAMTGRPGVAFVTRGPGATNASIGVHVAMQDSQPMIMFVGDVDSGMRDREGFQEVDFAAFFGPIAKWAARIDSADRIPEYVARAYATAISGRPGPVVLALPEDMLSHETPARPRKRVERPAQAPCPDAMRAMMDLIADAAAPVAIIGGAGWNAKAREHFQLFAERIGIPVATAFRRQDAISPSSRVYAGALGYGPNPKLVERVKNADLILAVGARLGEATTDGYTVPPLIAEDRKLVHVHPDPNELNRVYPADLAICAEMDEFAESAALWDDGSVIDFDAGAEANAEWQAWATAKPGEYALDMASCVQFMRDTLPADSIICNGAGNFAGWWHRYWRYEGYPSQLAPTCGAMGYGVPAAVAAALRHKDRTVVAVAGDGDFLMNGQELATVVQHGADLLVIVVDNGAYGTIRMHQEREFPGDERISGTRLANPDFAALASAYGGWSARAETTQEFRDALVAAQGRSGLRLIHCVIEVEQLAASGATVSGLRSRG, encoded by the coding sequence ATGACCACTCGCCCCACTCCCGCCGCCGCCAAGCTGCTCGTCGACTGCCTGACCGAACAGGGGTGCGAGCGTATCTTCACCGTGCCCGGCGAAAGCTTCCTGCAGGTGCTTGATGCGCTGGCAGGGCAGGATTCCATCGATCTCGTAACCTGCCGCCAGGAAGGCGGGGTCGCGATGATGGCATGCGCCGACGGCGCGATGACCGGCAGGCCCGGTGTCGCTTTCGTGACCCGCGGTCCGGGCGCGACCAATGCCAGCATCGGCGTCCATGTCGCCATGCAGGATTCGCAGCCGATGATCATGTTCGTGGGCGATGTCGATTCGGGCATGCGCGACCGCGAAGGCTTCCAGGAAGTCGACTTTGCCGCCTTCTTCGGCCCCATCGCCAAGTGGGCCGCTCGGATCGATTCCGCCGATCGCATCCCCGAATACGTGGCGCGCGCCTACGCCACGGCTATCTCCGGACGTCCCGGCCCCGTCGTGCTTGCCCTGCCGGAAGACATGCTGAGCCACGAGACCCCTGCCCGCCCGCGCAAGCGGGTCGAACGTCCGGCTCAGGCCCCCTGCCCCGACGCCATGCGGGCAATGATGGACCTCATCGCCGATGCCGCAGCGCCAGTCGCCATCATCGGCGGTGCGGGCTGGAATGCGAAGGCGCGCGAGCATTTCCAGCTCTTTGCCGAACGGATCGGCATCCCGGTCGCCACCGCCTTCCGGCGGCAGGATGCGATATCGCCGTCGAGCCGCGTCTATGCCGGTGCGCTGGGTTACGGTCCCAACCCCAAGCTGGTCGAGCGGGTGAAGAATGCCGACCTCATCCTGGCGGTGGGCGCCCGCCTCGGTGAAGCGACCACCGATGGCTATACGGTCCCGCCGCTGATTGCCGAGGATCGCAAGCTGGTGCACGTCCATCCCGATCCCAACGAGCTTAACCGCGTATACCCCGCCGATCTCGCCATTTGCGCCGAGATGGACGAGTTCGCAGAAAGTGCAGCGCTGTGGGACGACGGCTCCGTCATCGATTTCGATGCCGGTGCCGAAGCGAATGCCGAATGGCAGGCCTGGGCGACCGCGAAGCCCGGCGAATATGCACTCGACATGGCATCCTGTGTGCAATTCATGCGCGACACGCTTCCTGCCGACAGCATCATCTGTAACGGCGCCGGCAATTTCGCCGGCTGGTGGCACCGCTATTGGCGGTACGAAGGCTATCCCAGCCAGCTCGCACCGACCTGCGGCGCGATGGGCTACGGCGTGCCTGCGGCCGTTGCTGCCGCGCTACGCCACAAGGACCGCACGGTCGTGGCTGTTGCCGGAGACGGCGACTTCCTGATGAACGGCCAGGAACTCGCCACGGTCGTGCAGCACGGAGCCGATCTCCTCGTGATCGTGGTCGACAACGGCGCTTACGGTACGATCCGTATGCACCAGGAACGCGAATTTCCAGGGGACGAGCGGATCAGCGGCACGCGCCTCGCCAACCCTGACTTCGCGGCGCTTGCCTCGGCCTATGGCGGTTGGTCCGCCCGCGCCGAAACGACGCAGGAATTCAGGGACGCGCTCGTCGCGGCGCAGGGCCGAAGCGGCCTGCGGCTGATCCACTGCGTGATCGAAGTCGAACAGCTTGCTGCAAGCGGCGCAACCGTCAGCGGTTTGCGCAGCAGGGGCTAG
- the ftsY gene encoding signal recognition particle-docking protein FtsY, translated as MSKPSWTERLFGGFKKTSERLSENLTEVVSKARLDDATLDDVEDALIMSDLGPSAAARIRAKLKDKRFGLEISAQELKEAVAEEIAAILRPVAKPLEITAFPRPQVVLVIGVNGSGKTTTIAKLAHLFKEDDYAVMLAAGDTFRAAAIGQLQTWADRVDVPIVRGPEGGDPASIVFDAVKKGTEIGTDVLIVDTAGRLQNKRELMDELAKIRKVLGRLNPEAPHDVVLVLDATNGQNALSQIDVFKEVAGVTGLVMTKLDGTARGGVLVQAAEQYGLPIHAIGVGEKIDDLRPFDPDLVARVIAGIA; from the coding sequence ATGAGTAAACCCAGCTGGACCGAGCGCCTGTTCGGCGGCTTCAAGAAGACGTCGGAACGCCTGAGCGAGAACCTCACCGAGGTGGTCAGCAAGGCGCGGCTCGATGATGCCACGCTCGACGATGTCGAAGATGCGCTGATCATGTCGGACCTCGGCCCGAGTGCTGCTGCGCGCATCCGCGCCAAGCTCAAGGACAAGCGCTTCGGCCTCGAAATCAGCGCGCAGGAACTGAAGGAAGCGGTGGCAGAGGAAATCGCCGCCATCCTGCGCCCTGTTGCCAAACCGCTCGAAATCACGGCCTTCCCGCGCCCGCAGGTCGTGCTGGTGATCGGCGTCAATGGCAGCGGCAAGACCACGACCATCGCCAAGCTGGCCCACCTGTTCAAGGAAGACGATTATGCCGTCATGCTGGCGGCAGGCGATACTTTCCGAGCGGCGGCCATCGGCCAGCTCCAGACTTGGGCCGACCGGGTCGACGTGCCGATCGTGCGCGGCCCCGAAGGCGGTGACCCTGCCTCGATCGTGTTCGACGCGGTCAAGAAGGGCACGGAAATCGGCACCGACGTCCTGATCGTCGACACTGCCGGACGCCTGCAGAACAAGCGCGAGCTGATGGACGAGCTGGCAAAGATCCGCAAAGTCCTCGGCCGTCTCAACCCCGAAGCGCCGCACGACGTGGTGCTGGTACTCGATGCGACCAACGGGCAGAATGCGCTTTCGCAGATCGATGTCTTCAAGGAAGTCGCCGGTGTCACCGGCCTGGTCATGACGAAGCTCGACGGCACGGCCCGCGGCGGCGTGCTGGTGCAGGCTGCCGAGCAATACGGCCTGCCCATCCATGCCATCGGCGTGGGCGAAAAGATCGACGACCTGCGCCCGTTCGACCCTGACCTTGTCGCGCGCGTCATCGCGGGGATTGCCTGA
- a CDS encoding inner membrane-spanning protein YciB, giving the protein MAETSEKKPTGWLHTLVDYGPLLVFLGVYKFYQPPSDSTFGEIAAVIYGTVAFMVAAVIALAFSKWKFGKVSPMLILSTTLIVGFGALTIWLRDERFIQFKPTAIYVLFGVVLMIGWLRDRAWLQVLLGAAFEGVTHEGWMKLSRNWGIFFFALAALNEVLVRTMSFEGWLWAKLWVFLPLSFLFTFTQVPMLLRHGLSFEDTDEVMQDEPPTG; this is encoded by the coding sequence ATGGCCGAGACGAGCGAGAAGAAACCCACCGGATGGTTGCACACGCTGGTCGACTATGGCCCGCTGCTGGTCTTCCTCGGAGTCTACAAGTTCTACCAGCCGCCATCCGATTCCACTTTCGGCGAGATTGCGGCGGTGATCTACGGCACGGTGGCCTTCATGGTAGCTGCCGTCATCGCCCTAGCGTTCAGCAAGTGGAAGTTCGGCAAGGTCAGCCCGATGCTGATCCTCTCCACCACGCTGATCGTCGGTTTCGGCGCACTGACCATCTGGCTGCGCGACGAACGTTTCATCCAGTTCAAGCCGACCGCGATCTACGTCCTGTTCGGTGTTGTCCTGATGATCGGCTGGCTGCGCGATAGGGCGTGGTTGCAGGTCTTGCTGGGCGCTGCCTTCGAGGGCGTGACGCACGAAGGCTGGATGAAGCTGTCGCGCAACTGGGGCATCTTCTTCTTCGCTCTCGCCGCGCTCAACGAGGTGCTGGTGCGAACCATGAGTTTCGAAGGCTGGCTCTGGGCGAAGCTGTGGGTGTTCCTGCCGCTCAGCTTCCTGTTCACTTTCACGCAGGTCCCGATGCTGCTGCGTCACGGCCTTTCGTTCGAGGATACGGACGAGGTGATGCAGGACGAACCGCCGACCGGCTGA
- the pgsA gene encoding CDP-diacylglycerol--glycerol-3-phosphate 3-phosphatidyltransferase produces MLSLPNILTLSRIFAIPLLAFLLWWPGWETGYLAAFVLYCAMGITDYFDGMLARSSGTVSKLGIFLDPIADKIMVASVILVLAAQGVLRGPYVGDMHVVAGLIILVREIAVSGLREFLGGLQISVPVSRLAKWKTTFQLMALGSLILGQGLPRWTMQIGDIVANVPHTVGLVSLWGAAILTLVTGWDYLRVGLKHMD; encoded by the coding sequence ATGTTGAGCCTGCCCAACATCCTCACGCTGTCGCGCATCTTCGCGATCCCGCTTCTGGCCTTCCTTCTGTGGTGGCCGGGTTGGGAAACGGGCTATCTTGCCGCCTTCGTGCTCTACTGCGCGATGGGGATTACCGATTACTTCGACGGGATGCTGGCACGGTCCAGCGGTACTGTTTCGAAGCTGGGCATTTTCCTCGATCCGATCGCGGACAAGATCATGGTCGCCTCGGTCATCCTCGTGCTGGCGGCCCAGGGCGTGCTTCGCGGCCCTTATGTCGGGGACATGCACGTCGTGGCGGGGCTGATCATCCTCGTGCGCGAGATTGCCGTCTCGGGCCTGCGCGAATTCCTCGGCGGGTTGCAGATTTCCGTGCCGGTGAGCCGGCTCGCCAAGTGGAAGACGACTTTCCAGCTGATGGCGCTGGGTTCGCTGATCCTCGGCCAGGGCCTGCCGCGCTGGACGATGCAGATCGGCGATATCGTGGCCAACGTCCCGCACACCGTCGGCCTCGTATCGCTATGGGGTGCGGCCATCCTGACGCTTGTCACAGGCTGGGATTACCTGCGGGTCGGCCTCAAGCACATGGACTAG
- a CDS encoding MiaB/RimO family radical SAM methylthiotransferase, which produces MNAPQVVSLGCRLNLSESERIRAMLAGENDLVVVNSCAVTSEAVRQTRQAIRRARRANPDARLIVTGCAAEVEREAIAAMPEVDGLVANTAKLDPRAWNVPQSPPPVAKRRTRAFVAVQNGCDHACTFCVIPQGRGTSRSLSVDEVVAEVARHVSEGAQEVVLTGVDVTSWGHDLPGRPALGAMVRTVLDRFPELPRLRMSSLDGIEVDEELFDLFATERRLMPHLHLSLQHGHDLILKRMKRRHSRADAVQLVANLKQRRTDIAIGADLIAGFPTETGEHHAATHSIIEELGIVHGHIFPYSPRPGTPAARMPQVEREVVKRRAGELRAAVAKVRAEWLATLVDKPLSVLAERDGTGYSQNFARVRMPAGTEAGRIVTIAPKTIEDDLLV; this is translated from the coding sequence ATGAATGCGCCGCAAGTCGTCTCGCTAGGTTGCCGCCTGAACCTCTCCGAAAGCGAACGTATCCGCGCCATGCTGGCGGGCGAGAACGACCTCGTCGTCGTCAACAGCTGCGCCGTGACCAGCGAGGCCGTGCGTCAGACGCGCCAGGCCATCCGCCGTGCGCGCCGCGCCAATCCGGATGCCCGCCTCATCGTCACCGGTTGCGCCGCCGAGGTGGAGCGCGAAGCCATCGCCGCAATGCCGGAGGTCGACGGCCTTGTCGCCAATACCGCCAAGCTCGACCCGCGCGCCTGGAACGTCCCGCAATCACCGCCGCCGGTAGCCAAGCGCCGCACCCGCGCCTTCGTTGCGGTCCAGAACGGCTGCGATCATGCCTGCACCTTCTGCGTCATCCCACAGGGACGCGGAACCAGCCGCTCGCTGTCCGTGGACGAAGTGGTCGCGGAAGTGGCGCGCCATGTTTCGGAAGGCGCGCAGGAGGTCGTCCTGACCGGCGTCGATGTGACTTCATGGGGTCACGACCTGCCCGGCCGCCCTGCGCTTGGCGCGATGGTGCGCACCGTACTCGACCGCTTTCCCGAATTGCCGCGCCTGCGCATGTCCTCGCTCGACGGCATCGAGGTGGACGAGGAGCTGTTCGATCTGTTCGCGACCGAGCGCCGCCTCATGCCGCATCTCCATCTCTCGCTGCAGCACGGCCACGATCTCATCCTGAAGCGCATGAAGCGCCGGCACAGCCGCGCCGATGCCGTCCAGTTGGTGGCAAACCTCAAGCAGCGCCGAACCGACATCGCTATCGGTGCCGACCTCATCGCCGGTTTCCCGACCGAGACAGGGGAACATCACGCGGCAACCCATTCGATCATCGAAGAACTCGGCATCGTACACGGGCACATCTTCCCCTACTCGCCCCGCCCCGGCACCCCTGCTGCGCGCATGCCGCAGGTCGAGCGCGAGGTGGTCAAGCGCCGCGCCGGCGAACTGCGCGCAGCCGTCGCCAAGGTGCGCGCAGAGTGGCTGGCAACGCTCGTCGATAAGCCGCTGTCCGTCCTCGCCGAACGCGACGGGACGGGCTATTCGCAAAACTTCGCGCGGGTTCGCATGCCTGCGGGTACAGAGGCCGGGCGGATCGTGACGATCGCCCCCAAGACTATCGAGGACGACCTCCTGGTATGA